The following proteins come from a genomic window of Pichia kudriavzevii chromosome 1, complete sequence:
- a CDS encoding uncharacterized protein (PKUD0A11290; similar to Saccharomyces cerevisiae YDR104C (SPO71); ancestral locus Anc_8.248) produces MATTDSELSNSVDPMMGIDDIDSNNSSGCNASTFVSIPSDSYTASRLQNCTVYELNKSSTVIFLGKIPEIWLLEKKAALFIQMLGSEKECRNKMEDKVIKDGNESCFVKADGLFGSKGTRNSSLGKINVELQQLSFKSPRIYQHAVIRNFIDIVPNHIKIMAKQQLKSHHPLKAVSGSSESINPSLYHIFCLGSNDYEKPDGSRLKKLVETLKYNYGSITKYKRIGTKNYSTRHAKIKFLQKAEAERKKIVFRNVQLLILLQQIKHLKKNHYSAENFEDLLKKPFFLSSKQLLKTNMLENTNLISHDRGKMTILSSELSLNKPECYNVNDIQMQEMLAEQRKKAVKLQIPSKCRHTIKSANDDETKDDNLKISTTLLQSYKPGQILESEKMLVQIIDFDGAKVVSGVYRETKKIQKWKEYTVLLRVGIDLNFPKVTQLEIKHKKLERRRLGLTCGDNSDETKNNLFPRTRKGIRKLHYDYSEMMAHCSKSFSHNQVIKEDKIFEQKNVPEYDSEIKKHFVTRKIQEKLYYCITISKDNMSLLKFNFASRSLSFIYEQKGKKRLFTLLFTSTSTAIIWHSLIKKLLSVDQAIEKDGFVNITIPLLDISFSINKSVIIELIKENSNNSKMLQFELTKTGYKCLKNDALEKLINLVEKAFAKHFVANRSEKYEKTRNYFRQLMLERSSLKLTYGGINLMEWSQQNLKYMLLDLTLLKNGNLNIEMENSQPLQTYNSLLEPTPVEGFLIKLSNQKGKKRNFLGKHYFKLLYAFTIKNMLFFQSFNTAVPIFPNLTNSVSSFITPEGHIVNLDALEEACMFEPQVFKYSPYPVTQDYIEWVKPGIDQQTFKIHDSAALFEAKRRAFMISKGHTSIDLLNVVEINSISCDKQNNEVKKACNSIWGQSVNDMNGRKEAHYISLASNKRTKDTTSFLEEERYTTAYFDLKMSDGSSISFNASNILIKNEWVKRLNKIRHFWADKKAKMTFSTQWLSSPGTNHSMRYSLIQKAEKSSFSNSESLDLVNSTLSNDYILARLTNTKQFHQCFAVINLNSFTLYKVFNRSKTKGKVKTPSYFKKYVQISLKGCYVFPNTGVSCYEKTDLDFLSKEKGLSRVYGDGFISSDPLYDCLLTLWYGTKNKLHKNKRRVKNYHLNKLHDPTADNRNINCSVPLEEVKHNIRELNFSGSSSELTDSEDDINIPSEESDAMIEFESETNKCDYYETIPLKHANKFQSTKLSHSFGTRERSLKLLARSKAERDLWIAKLNSEIDNLSTVSSINSWRI; encoded by the coding sequence TTGTGAGCATACCAAGTGATTCTTATACTGCTTCAAGGTTGCAAAATTGTACTGTGTatgaattgaacaaatcaTCTACAGTGATATTTCTTGGTAAAATCCCCGAAATCTGGctacttgaaaaaaaggCAGCtttatttattcaaatGCTGGGCTCGGAAAAGGAATGTAGGAACAAAATGGAAGACAAAGTGATTAAAGACGGAAATGAGTCTTGCTTTGTAAAAGCTGACGGCCTCTTTGGGTCAAAAGGTACAAGGAATTCGTCCCTTGGGAAAATAAATGTAGaacttcaacaattgtCATTCAAATCTCCTAGGATATATCAACACGCAGTAATAAGAAACTTTATCGATATTGTCCCTAAtcatataaaaataatggCAAAGCAACAACTAAAAAGTCACCATCCTCTAAAAGCTGTAAGTGGTTCCTCGGAAAGCATCAATCCAAGTCTATACCATATTTTCTGCCTAGGAAGTAATGACTATGAAAAGCCAGATGGATCaaggttgaaaaagttAGTGGAGACCCTCAAATATAACTATGGCTCAATTACGAAATATAAAAGGATCGGAACCAAAAACTACAGCACAAGACATgctaaaatcaaatttcttcagaaaGCAGAAGCcgaaagaaaaaaaatagttttCAGAAATGTTCAACTGTTAATCCTACTTCAACAGATCAAGCAcctgaagaaaaaccatTATTCAGCAgaaaattttgaggatCTGCTGAAGAaacctttttttctaaGTTCAAAACAACTTTTAAAAACGAATATGTTAGAGAATACTAACCTAATAAGTCATGATAGGGGGAAAATGACTATTTTATCTAGTGAACTATCTCTAAATAAACCTGAATGTTATAATGTGAATGATATACAAATGCAAGAAATGCTTGCAGAGCAACGGAAAAAGGCTGTTAAACTACAAATACCTTCTAAGTGTAGACATACTATCAAATCAGccaatgatgatgaaacaaaagatgATAACCTTAAAATCTCGACAACCCTCCTCCAAAGTTACAAGCCAGGTCAAATCTTggaaagtgaaaaaatgCTTGTTCAAATAATTGATTTCGATGGTGCTAAGGTAGTATCTGGGGTTTATAGGGAAACCAAGAAGattcaaaaatggaaagaatATACAGTGTTACTTCGGGTCGGCATTGATTTAAATTTCCCTAAAGTAACACAGTTAGAAATAAAGCATAAAAAGTTGGAAAGACGTAGATTAGGATTAACCTGCGGAGACAATAGTGACGAAACTAAAAATAACCTTTTTCCAAGGACAAGAAAAGGTATAAGAAAACTTCACTATGACTATAGTGAAATGATGGCCCATTGTAGCAAGAGCTTTTCTCATAATCAGGTCattaaagaagataaaatatttgaacaaaaaaatgtgCCAGAATATGACTCGGAGATAAAAAAACACTTTGTCACTCGAAAAATACAAGAGAAACTTTACTATTGCATCACCATTTCTAAAGACAACATGAGTCTACTTAAGTTTAATTTTGCTAGTCGAAGTCTTTCTTTTATCTATGAACAAAAGGGAAAGAAACGATTATTTACACTATTGTTTACCTCGACATCAACGGCAATTATTTGGCACAGCTTGATTAAGAAGCTATTAAGTGTTGATCAAGCAATAGAGAAGGACGGTTTCGTTAATATAACTATTCCATTATTAgatatttctttttccatcaaTAAATCCGTAATCATCGAGTTAATCAAGGAAAATAGCAATAACTCTAAAATGTTGCAATTTGAGCTAACCAAAACTGGATAtaaatgtttgaaaaacGATGCCTTAGAAAAATTAATAAATTTAGTGGAAAAGGCTTTTGCAAAACATTTTGTAGCTAACAGGTCCGAAAAATATGAGAAAACACGTAATTATTTCCGACAACTAATGCTAGAGAGGTCATCGTTAAAATTAACTTATGGAGGTATCAATCTTATGGAGTGGAGCCAACAAAATCTAAAATATATGTTGCTTGATTTAACGTTGcttaaaaatggaaatctCAATATTGAGATGGAGAACTCACAGCCATTACAGACATACAACTCTTTATTGGAACCGACTCCAGTAGAAGGGTTCTTAATAAAATTATCCAatcaaaaaggaaaaaaaagaaattttttGGGAAAGCATTACTTTAAGTTACTTTATGCTTTCACAATTAAGAATATGCTATTCTTTCAATCTTTCAATACTGCTGTACCTATTTTCCCAAATCTAACTAATTCAGTAAGTTCTTTTATAACTCCAGAAGGACACATAGTTAACTTAGATGCTTTGGAAGAAGCTTGCATGTTTGAGCCACAAGTATTTAAATATTCTCCCTACCCGGTTACTCAGGACTATATTGAATGGGTTAAACCAGGAATAGACCAACAAACCTTCAAAATCCACGATAGTGCAGCATTATTTGAAGCCAAGAGACGTGCTTTTATGATATCGAAAGGTCACACCTCAATAGATCTTCTCAACGTTGTTGagataaattcaatttcatgTGATAAACAGAACAACGAAGTTAAAAAGGCCTGCAATTCAATCTGGGGACAATCAGTAAATGACATGAACGGGAGGAAAGAAGCACATTATATAAGTTTAGCGAGTaacaaaagaacaaaagacACAACATCTTTTCTTGAAGAGGAAAGATATACAACAGCTTACTTTGATTTAAAAATGTCTGATGGGTCATCAATAAGTTTTAATGCTTCTAATATCttaataaaaaatgaatgGGTAAAAAGATTAAACAAAATACGCCACTTTTGGGCTGATAAAAAAGCAAAGATGACTTTTAGCACACAATGGTTGAGTTCTCCGGGTACAAACCACTCTATGCGCTACTCATTGATTCAAAAAGCTGAAAAAAGTTCTTTCTCTAACTCAGAGTCATTAGATTTAGTAAACTCAACTTTGTCGAATGACTATATACTAGCTAGATTGACCAATACAAAGCAGTTTCATCAGTGTTTTGCTGTGATAAACTTAAATAGCTTTACCTTATACAAGGTTTTCAACAGATCAAAAACTAAAGGAAAAGTAAAAACTCCTAGTTACTTCAAAAAGTATGTTCAAATTTCCCTAAAAGGTTGTTATGTGTTCCCGAATACTGGTGTTTCATGCTATGAAAAGACTGATTTGGATTTCCtatcaaaggaaaaaggGTTATCTAGAGTTTATGGCGATGGATTTATAAGTTCTGATCCTTTGTATGATTGCCTATTAACTTTATGGTATGGaaccaaaaacaaattgcacaaaaacaaaaggagaGTAAAGAACTATCATTTGAATAAACTACACGATCCAACAGCAGATAATCGTAATATAAACTGCAGCGTCCCTCTGGAGGAAGTAAAACATAATATTAGGGAATTGAACTTTAGTGGAAGTTCTTCTGAACTTACAGATTCGGAAGATGATATTAATATACCTAGCGAAGAGTCAGACGCCAtgattgaatttgaaagtgAAACTAACAAATGTGATTACTATGAAACAATACCCCTAAAACACGCGAACAAGTTTCAGTCAACGAAACTATCCCACAGCTTTGGCACTAGAGAAAGGTCTTTGAAGTTACTAGCTAGGTCTAAAGCAGAACGAGATCTGTGGATTGCAAAACTTAACTCAGAAATTGATAATCTTTCAACGGTAAGCAGCATCAATAGCTGGCGTATATAA